Proteins from one Deinococcus sp. YIM 134068 genomic window:
- a CDS encoding manganese catalase family protein, translated as MFYYDGKLQYQVRVDTPDPRFARALQQAIGGVEGEIRVMMQYLFQAFGARGPKKYRDMLLSTGTEEIGHIEMLATAVAMNLEGAPSSLQESVAGANPLVEAVMGGGDPRQYLSAGMAALAADANGVPFSGSHVYASGNLAADMYANVTAEATGRALACRLFELTDDPGMKDMLRFLIARDTMHQQQWLAVIEELGGHQGTLPIPNSFPVEQELRDVSYDYFFTGVEGTQPPMGRFTEGPSLDGLGEFRIRAVQPMGQEPKLAPPLPEAYAEQQQMTQPVIENTTLT; from the coding sequence ATGTTCTATTACGACGGCAAGCTGCAATACCAGGTCCGGGTTGACACGCCCGATCCCCGCTTCGCCCGTGCTCTTCAACAGGCCATCGGTGGCGTCGAGGGCGAGATTCGGGTGATGATGCAGTACCTCTTCCAGGCCTTCGGGGCGCGCGGCCCCAAGAAGTACCGCGACATGCTGCTCTCCACCGGCACCGAGGAGATCGGCCACATCGAGATGCTGGCGACCGCCGTCGCAATGAACCTGGAAGGAGCGCCGAGCAGCCTTCAGGAGTCGGTGGCAGGGGCCAATCCGCTCGTCGAGGCCGTGATGGGCGGCGGGGACCCCCGGCAGTACCTCTCGGCGGGCATGGCGGCCCTGGCCGCCGACGCCAACGGCGTGCCCTTCAGCGGCTCGCACGTGTACGCCAGCGGCAACCTCGCCGCCGACATGTACGCCAACGTGACCGCCGAGGCGACGGGCCGGGCGCTCGCCTGCCGCCTGTTCGAACTCACCGACGACCCCGGCATGAAGGACATGCTGCGCTTCCTGATCGCCCGCGACACCATGCACCAGCAGCAGTGGCTGGCCGTGATCGAGGAACTGGGTGGACACCAGGGCACCCTGCCCATCCCCAACTCCTTCCCGGTCGAGCAGGAGTTGCGCGACGTGAGCTACGACTACTTCTTCACCGGCGTGGAGGGCACGCAGCCCCCGATGGGCCGCTTCACCGAGGGACCCTCGCTCGACGGGTTGGGAGAGTTCCGCATCCGCGCGGTGCAGCCGATGGGACAGGAACCCAAGCTGGCCCCGCCTCTCCCCGAGGCTTACGCCGAACAGCAGCAGATGACGCAGCCCGTGATCGAGAACACGACGTTGACCTGA
- a CDS encoding choice-of-anchor I domain-containing protein, with the protein MATLDLTTGTVIRLSNLGFKDHAAAGAGLDASDRDGGINVQSWPVRGAYMPDAIASFTAQGRTYLVTANEGDARDSAAFGDEVRVGDLTLDPTAFPKAAALQANAALGRLTVSRVDADRLVAFGARSLSVWSTDLTRVADTGDLFERRTAELVPTAFNSNGTASTFDTRSDNKGPEPEGVTVATPPSAGGPSPSWGWSARAG; encoded by the coding sequence GTGGCGACCCTGGATTTGACGACGGGCACGGTGATCAGACTGTCCAACCTGGGGTTCAAGGACCACGCGGCGGCGGGTGCCGGGCTGGATGCCAGCGACCGGGACGGCGGGATCAACGTCCAGTCCTGGCCGGTGCGGGGCGCGTACATGCCCGACGCCATCGCCTCCTTCACGGCCCAGGGCCGGACGTACCTCGTCACCGCCAATGAGGGCGATGCCCGCGACTCCGCCGCCTTCGGGGACGAGGTGCGGGTGGGCGACCTGACCCTCGACCCCACCGCCTTCCCGAAGGCCGCCGCGCTTCAGGCGAACGCGGCCCTGGGCCGCCTCACCGTCAGCCGGGTGGACGCCGACCGGCTGGTGGCCTTCGGGGCGCGTAGCCTGAGCGTCTGGAGCACCGACCTGACCCGCGTGGCCGATACGGGCGACCTCTTCGAGCGCAGAACCGCCGAACTCGTCCCCACGGCCTTCAATTCCAATGGCACCGCCTCGACCTTCGACACCCGCAGCGACAACAAGGGGCCGGAGCCGGAGGGCGTCACCGTCGCCACGCCACCGTCGGCGGGCGGCCCCTCGCCTTCGTGGGGCTGGAGCGCACGGGCGGGGTGA
- a CDS encoding choice-of-anchor I domain-containing protein, which yields MRAPALAALALSLSLTACVRSGMPDRPLVTTLNFTAFDARQDTLGLRGGTPSGLLSKDAEPEYIAATPDGKTAYVTLQESNAVGATPWRPWI from the coding sequence ATGCGCGCTCCTGCCCTGGCGGCCCTCGCCCTGAGCCTCTCTCTGACGGCCTGCGTCCGCTCCGGCATGCCGGACAGGCCGCTCGTCACCACGCTGAACTTCACGGCCTTCGACGCGCGGCAGGACACCCTGGGCCTGCGTGGCGGCACCCCCAGCGGCCTGCTCTCAAAGGACGCCGAGCCGGAGTACATCGCCGCCACGCCGGACGGGAAGACCGCCTACGTGACCCTTCAGGAGAGCAACGCCGTGGGAGCAACGCCGTGGCGACCCTGGATTTGA
- a CDS encoding choice-of-anchor I domain-containing protein: MGLERTGGVMGWTLTDPAAPAFLSSTNTVDVTAAPEGGSAGDLGPEGLLFIPAADSPDGQPLLVVANEVSGSTTLSRVGETGTLTRVGRSQTTPFTYAEGAAEIPTYDPATRRLFVVDGATNGLDILDLADPTRPTLAGQVDLGRYGASANSVAVRNGVVAVAVQAEEKTDPGVVAFLNPDGSERAPAVPVGALPDMPTFTPDGTLLLTANEGEPNDDSLDPVGSVSIIDVAGALAAR; this comes from the coding sequence GTGGGGCTGGAGCGCACGGGCGGGGTGATGGGCTGGACCCTGACCGACCCGGCGGCCCCCGCCTTCCTGTCCTCCACGAACACCGTGGACGTGACGGCGGCCCCCGAGGGCGGCAGCGCCGGGGACCTCGGGCCGGAGGGCCTGCTCTTCATTCCCGCCGCCGACAGCCCGGACGGCCAGCCCCTGCTCGTGGTGGCGAACGAGGTCAGCGGCAGCACGACCCTCTCCCGGGTGGGGGAGACGGGCACCCTGACGCGGGTGGGGCGGTCTCAGACCACGCCCTTCACCTACGCCGAGGGTGCCGCCGAGATTCCCACCTACGACCCGGCCACCAGACGCCTGTTCGTGGTGGACGGCGCGACGAACGGGCTGGACATCCTCGACCTCGCTGACCCGACCCGGCCCACGCTCGCCGGGCAGGTGGACCTGGGCCGCTACGGGGCGTCGGCCAACAGCGTCGCGGTGAGGAACGGGGTGGTCGCGGTCGCGGTGCAGGCGGAGGAGAAGACCGACCCCGGCGTGGTCGCGTTCCTGAACCCGGACGGCAGCGAGCGGGCACCTGCGGTCCCGGTGGGGGCGCTTCCCGACATGCCGACCTTCACGCCGGACGGCACCCTGCTCCTCACCGCCAACGAGGGCGAGCCGAACGACGACAGCTTGGACCCGGTGGGCAGCGTGAGCATCATCGACGTGGCGGGGGCGCTCGCGGCGCGGTAG
- a CDS encoding transposase yields MLQEILPKTPAHLRGWGTLEGADGQAAEEVADRHQTADRPGGAWWSTSVAEAARQHGVNESLIHTWKAQFLETGRARFAGDHQGDRQTELERENERRGALAGEKESALHIATKARGL; encoded by the coding sequence ATGCTCCAAGAAATCCTTCCAAAAACACCCGCCCACTTGCGAGGGTGGGGCACACTGGAGGGAGCTGATGGGCAAGCAGCGGAAGAAGTGGCCGACCGCCACCAAACAGCAGATCGTCCTGGCGGTGCCTGGTGGTCAACTAGCGTGGCTGAGGCAGCCCGACAACACGGCGTCAACGAAAGCCTCATCCACACCTGGAAGGCGCAGTTCCTGGAGACGGGCCGTGCCCGCTTCGCGGGGGACCACCAGGGCGACCGGCAGACCGAGTTGGAACGCGAGAACGAGCGACGGGGGGCGTTGGCCGGCGAGAAGGAATCGGCCCTCCACATCGCAACAAAAGCCCGGGGTCTCTGA